From the Vulpes lagopus strain Blue_001 chromosome 22, ASM1834538v1, whole genome shotgun sequence genome, one window contains:
- the MRPL44 gene encoding 39S ribosomal protein L44, mitochondrial, with protein MASGLGRLLVRGPRCLLAPAAPTLVPPVRGVKKGFRAAFRFQKELERWRLLRSPPPPARRSEKPNWDYHAEIQAFGPRLQETFSLDLLKTAFVNSCYIKSEEAKRQNLGIEKEAVLLNLKDNQELSEQGTSFSKTCLTQFLEDAYPDLPTEGVKSLVDFLTGEEVVCHVARNLAVEQLTLSAEFPVPPPVLQQTFFAVIGALLQSSGPERTALFIRDFLITQMTGKELFEIWKVINPMGLLVEELKKRNISAPESRLTRQSGSTTALPVFFVGLYCDKKLIAEGPGETVLVAEEEAARVALRKLYGFTENRRPWDYSKPKENLRAEKTITAS; from the exons ATGGCCTCCGGCCTGGGGAGGCTGCTGGTACGGGGGCCTCGCTGCCTCCTGGCCCCGGCCGCCCCCACGCTCGTCCCGCCGGTTCGGGGCGTGAAGAAGGGCTTCCGCGCCGCCTTCCGCTTCCAGAAGGAGTTAGAGCGCTGGCGCCTGCTCCGgagcccgccgccgcccgcgcgccg TTCAGAGAAGCCCAACTGGGATTACCATGCTGAAATACAAGCATTTGGACCTCGGTTACAGGAAACCTTTTCCTTAGATCTTCTCAAAACTGCATTTGTTAATAGCTGCTATATTAAAAGCGAGGAGGCCAAGCGCCAAAACCTTGGGATAGAAAAAGAAGCTGTCCTTCTGAATCTTAAAGATAATCAAGAACTCTCTGAACAAGGGACATCTTTTTCGAAAACTTGCCTCACACAGTTTCTTGAGGATGCGTACCCAGACTTACCCACTGAAGGCGTTAAAAGTCTTGTTGACTTTCTCACCGGTGAGGAAGTAGTGTGTCATGTGGCCAGAAACTTGGCTGTGGAGCAGTTGACCCTGAGTGCAGAATTTCCAGTTCCCCCGCCTGTTTTACAGCAGACTTTCTTTGCAGTAATTGGAGCCCTGCTGCAGAGCAGTGGCCCTGAGAGGACTGCTCTTTTCATCAGG GACTTCTTAATTACTCAGATGACTGGAAAAGAACTCTTTGAGATTTGGAAGGTAATAAATCCCATGGGGCTACTGGTAGAAGAActgaagaaaaggaatatttcagCTCCGGAATCTAGACTTACCAGGCAGTCTGGAAGCACCAcagctctgcctgtgttttttgTTGGCTTATACTG tgataAAAAGTTGATTGCAGAAGGACCTGGGGAAACGGTCCTTGTTGCAGAAGAGGAAGCAGCTCGAGTGGCACTTAGGAAACTCTATGGATTCACTGAAAATAGACGGCCCTGGGACTATTCCAAGCCCAAAGAGAATTTAAGAGCTGAAAAGACTATCACTGCCAGCTAA